Sequence from the Kineosporia succinea genome:
CGGGCCGAACGCCTCCCAGTTCGCCCGCACCGCGACCCCGGTCAGGGTGGCGACGGCCAGGCTCGCGCGGGCCAGGGTCTGCAGGCGGGCGGCGGCGAGCGCGGCGTCGGCCAGGGTGGCGGCGTTGGAGCTGAGGAACGGCAGCGCGTCGTGGATGCCGAGCGAGATCGGGTGCAGCGGGTTGGTCAGCGGTGCCTCGCCGAGCAGGCCGAGGGCCGTGGTGGCCATGGCGGTGAGGTCGCCGGTGCCGATGCCCGCGTGCTCGCGGATCGGGGGCAGGGCGTCGGCGTTGATCATCGCCTGCAGGCCGTCGATCGCGGCCATCGAGATGCCGCTGCCGCCGGCCGCGAGCTGGTTGAGGCGCACGACCAGCATGGCGCGGATGCGGATGTCGTTGCGCACCTGACCGGCGCTGGTGGCGTGGCTGCGCAGCAGGCCGAGGGTGTAGCGGGCGCCCTCGGTGGCAGGCAGTGCCACCTCACGGTTGGCGCCGACGCCGGTGGTGCGGCCGTAGACCGGGCGCAGGCCGACCGCCGCGTTGGCGGCCTGGTGCGAGGCCTGGGCGCGCCGCCGGGCGGTCGGGGTGACCTTGACCTTCAGCGGGGCGTCGACGCGGGCCACGAGTTTGCGGGTGGTCAGGGTGCGGCCGTCGATCGTCATCGCCGGCACCCCGGACCGGCGCACCCGGGCCGGCGGGGCGGCGTCCGCGGCGGCCGCCGCCGCGGCCCGGTCGGCCGGGGTCAGATCCATCGACACGCTTCGCTCCCGATCCACCTCATGAAGTAACGGTCGGCTCAAGGCCCGTCCCTCAGAACGAGGAGACTCTACTTTCCGCTGCTCGGCAAGGTGTTTCCGTCACGTGAAAAATGAGCCTCTGCCGAGACGCAGTTCTTCTGGTGAGGTAGAAAAGGTCATCCACCGATCGAGAGGGGCGCCGCAGATGCCCGGCAAGCCCCCCGCCAGCCCTTCGTCGACCCGCTCGGTCGAGCGGGCCCTCGCCCTGCTCGCCGCCGTCTGCACCGGGGGCCCTCGGGGTGCCGACACCCTGGTCGAGCTGTCCCGGCTCGTCGGCCTCCCGGTCAGCACCACCCTGAGGCTGCTGCGCACGCTCGAGCGCGACCAGTTCGTCACCCGGTCGGAGGGAGCCGGCTACCGGCCCGGCCCGCGGATGATGCAGCTGGGTGCCCGCGCCCTCTCGCACGAGCACCTGGTTCCGCTCAGCGGGCCGGCGCTGAACGAGCTGGTCGCGGCCACCGGCGAGTCGGCCTACCTGAGCGTGCCGGGTCCCGGCACCACCGCGCTGTACCTGGCCATGGCCCCGGGCACTCACTCGGTGCGGCACGCCGGATGGGTCGGCCGGGCCTTCCCGCTGGCCGGGAGCGCGGCCGGATCGGTGCTGCTGGGCCGCACCCCGGAGCGGGGCTGGACCAGCATCGCCTCCGGCATCGAGCCCGACGTCACCGCGGTCGCGGCCCCGGTCACCGGGCCGGGCGGCGTGGTGGCGGCGCTCAGCATCGTCGGCCCCACCTACCGCCTGGACGGATCGGCGATCGGCCGTTTCGGTCCTCTCCTCACCCGTCTCGCCACCCAGCTGGGCCTTCAGCTGGGCGCCGGTCCCGACGTCCCTCATTCGAACGCAACCACTGCTGAACCCGCAGGCCCCGCTGACCCGGACACACAGCACCGAGAGCAGAGATGAGCGCATGATCAAGTTTGATTCCGTGGTGAAGAAGTACCCGGACGGAACCGTGGCGGTGAACGGGCTCGACCTCGTCGCCCCGTCGGGCAAGATCACCGTGTTCGTCGGCCCCTCGGGCTGCGGCAAGACCACCTCGCTGCGCATGATCAACCGGATGATCGAGCCCACCTCGGGCACGATCTGGCTGGACGACCAGGACACCGGCAAGGTCGACGCGAGCACACTGCGCCGCGGCATCGGCTACGTGATCCAGCACGCCGGGCTGTTCCCGCACCGCACGATCGTCGACAACATCGCCACCGTGCCGCTGCTGATGGGCTGGGACAAGAAGAAGGCCCGCGCCCGCTCGCTGGAGCTGATGGAGCGGGTCGGCCTCGATCCGAACTTCGCGAAGCGTTACCCCGCACAGCTTTCCGGCGGTCAGCAGCAGCGCGTCGGGGTGGCCCGGGCGCTGGCCGCCGACCCGCCGGTGATGCTGATGGACGAGCCGTTCAGCGCCGTCGACCCGGTGGTGCGGGCCGAGCTGCAGGACGAGTTCCTGCGCCTGCAGTCGGAACTGGGCAAGACGATCATCTTCGTCACGCACGACATCGACGAGGCGGTGAAGCTCGGCGACCAGGTCGCGGTGCTGCGCGTGGGTGGGGTGCTGGCCCAGCTGGCCACCCCCGCCGAACTGCTCACCGACCCGGTGGACGACTTCGTGGCCGGCTTCGTCGGGCGCGACCGTGGTTACCGCGCACTGGGTTTCGAGACCGGTTCACTGTCTCCCGAGCCGGAGCAGACGATCAGGATGGGGGACGACGCGGTGGCCGCCGGGCGCGCCGCCCGGGACGGGTGGGTGCTGGCGGTGGACGACGCCCGCCGCCCCCTGGGCTGGGTCCGGGTGGCGGCGCTCTCGTCCGGAAAGGCCGTGGCCTCCGACCTTCTGCACCGCGGCGGCACGCTGGCCCCGGTGAGCGGCTCACTGCGGGGTGCGCTCGACGCGGCGCTCTCCTCCCCCTCGGGCCGCGGCGTACTGGTGGACGAAGCCGGTGCTCTGGTGGGCACGGTCACGGCGAGCGAGGTGGTCACGCGCATCGAGGCACAGCTGGCCGGGCGCCGGGAGGCGGTGAGCGGCGGGTGATCAACTACCTCAAGAACAACCCGGACAACGTCGCGCAGTGGTTCTTCGCGCACCTGTGGCTCTCGGTGCTGCCGGTGGTCGTCGGGCTGGTCGTGGCGCTGCCGATCGGCTGGATCGCCAGCCGGTACAAGTGGAGCTACCCGCCCATCACCAACCTGGCCGGGCTGCTCTACACGATCCCGTCACTGGCGCTGTTCATCATCATGCCGTCCATCCTCGGCACGAAGATCCTCTCGCCCGTCAACATGGTCGTGGCCCTGTCGGTCTACAGCGTGGCCCTGCTGGTGCGCGTGGTCGCCGACGGCCTGAACTCGGTGGCCCCGGACGTCCGGGCCGCCGCCACCGCGATGGGCTTCACCGGCTTCAGCCGCTTCCTCAAGGTCGACCTGCCGATCGCGGTGCCGGTCATCACCGCCGGGCTGCGCGTGGCCACGGTGTCGAACGTCAGCCTGGTCTCGATCGGCGCGCTGATCGGCGTGCCCCAGCTGGGTTCGCTCTTCACCACGGGCTTCGGCCGCTACATCCCCGGCATCGTGCTGCTCGGCGTCATCCTCTGTCTGCTCCTGGCCCTGGTGCTGGACGGGCTCATCCTTCTGGGCAGCCGCATGCTGACCCCCTGGCAGCGGGCGGTGGCCAAGCGATGATCGGGAACGTCTTCGACTGGCTGGCCGACGGCAGCCACTGGTCCGGTGAGGACGGCATCACCAACCGGCTGATCGAGCACCTCCAGTACTCGTTCGGCGCGCTGGTGTTCGTGCTGATCATCGGCATCCCGCTGGGGCTCTTCATCGGGCACACCGGCAAGGGCGCGGTCGCCATCGCGGGTTCCGCGAACGCCCTGCGCGCCCTGCCCACGTTCGGCCTGCTGGTGTACGTCGTCATCCAGTTCTCCGGCGACCTGCCCGCCGACTGGGCCTACCTCGGCCCGTCGCTGTTCGTGCTGGTGGTCCTCGGGGTGCCGGCCGTGCTGTCCAACACCTACGCCGGCGTGCAGAACGTCGACCCGGCCGCCCGCGACGCGGCCCGGGGCATGGGCATGACCGGCTGGCAGGTGCTCTGGCGGGTCGAGGTGCCCAACGCGCTGCCGCTGATCCTGTCCGGCGTGCGCAGCTCGATGCTCCAGATCATCGCCACCGCCACGGTCGCGGCCTACGTCACCCTGGGTGGTCTGGGCCGGTTCATGATCGACGGGCTCTCCCAGCAGGACTACGCGCAGATGGCCGGCGGGGCGATCCTCGTGGCCGTGCTCGCGGTCGCGCTCGACCTGGTGATGGCCGTGGCCCAGCGCTACGTGGTGTCGCGTGGCATCACCGGCCGCTACGCCCGGCCCGCACCCAACGCCGACGTCGTGGCGGCGGAGTCCCGCCTCGAGGTTTGACCTGATTGTTCACGGTCTGGGCCGACTCGGGACCAAAGACGTTGCCGAGTTGAGACCCGCCCGCCGAAGTAGTGCCTCAAGACTGTCAGTGGCAGGCGACATGCTGTCAGCTGAGGTCCCACACACCCCAACAGGAGTGCACTGATGAATCGACGCAGGATGGCCTTCGCCACTGCCCTGGTCTCCACCGCTGCCCTGGCGCTGACCGCGTGCGGTGGCGGGAGCGACCCGCTCGACAGCTCCAGCGACGCCGACAGCGGCGGCTCCTCCTCGTCGGAGTCGATCATCGTCGGCTCGGCGAACTTCCCGGAGAACGAGCTGCTGGCCGAGATCTACGCCGGCGCACTCGAGGCCAAGGGTGTGAAGGTCTCGAAGAAGCTCAACATCGGCTCGCGCGAGGCCTACATCCCCGGCCTCGAAGACGGCTCGATCGACCTGCTGCCGGAGTACTCGGGCAACCTGCTCTCGTACCTCGACGACAAGGCCACCGCGGTGAGCTCCGAAGACGTCTTCGCCGCCCTGCCCGAGGCGCTGCCCGAGGGCCTGACGGTTCTCGACCAGTCCACCGCCGAGGACAAGGACGTCGTGACGGTCACCAAGGAGACCGCCGACAAGTACAGCCTGAAGTCGATCGGCGACATGAAGGGCAAGGACCTCGTCCTCGGCGGCCCGCCGGAGTGGAAGACCCGCCCCACCGGCGTCCCGGGCTTCGAGAAGAACTACGGCGTCACCTTCAAGGAGTACAAGGTGCTCGACGTGGGCGGCCCGCTCACCGTCAACGCCCTGAAGAACGGCCAGGTCGACGCGGCCGACCTGTTCAGCACCGACCCGAACATCATCGCCAACGGCTGGGTCATGCTCGAAGACCCGGAGAACCAGTTCGCGGCCCAGAACGTGCTCCCGATCATCAACGAGGAGAAGGCCTCGGACACGGTGAAGGGCGCGCTCAACGCCGTTTCCGGCGTGCTGACCACCGAGAACCTCTCCGAGATGATGGAGAAGGTCACGCTCGAGCAGCAGGAGCCGGCCGACGTGGCCAAGGAGTTCCTGGAGACGAACAAGCTCTCCTCCTGATCACCCCGGTGACGTGAGAAGTGCCCGCCCCCGATCCCCGGGTGGCGGGCACTTCTC
This genomic interval carries:
- a CDS encoding IclR family transcriptional regulator; this encodes MPGKPPASPSSTRSVERALALLAAVCTGGPRGADTLVELSRLVGLPVSTTLRLLRTLERDQFVTRSEGAGYRPGPRMMQLGARALSHEHLVPLSGPALNELVAATGESAYLSVPGPGTTALYLAMAPGTHSVRHAGWVGRAFPLAGSAAGSVLLGRTPERGWTSIASGIEPDVTAVAAPVTGPGGVVAALSIVGPTYRLDGSAIGRFGPLLTRLATQLGLQLGAGPDVPHSNATTAEPAGPADPDTQHREQR
- a CDS encoding ABC transporter ATP-binding protein; translated protein: MIKFDSVVKKYPDGTVAVNGLDLVAPSGKITVFVGPSGCGKTTSLRMINRMIEPTSGTIWLDDQDTGKVDASTLRRGIGYVIQHAGLFPHRTIVDNIATVPLLMGWDKKKARARSLELMERVGLDPNFAKRYPAQLSGGQQQRVGVARALAADPPVMLMDEPFSAVDPVVRAELQDEFLRLQSELGKTIIFVTHDIDEAVKLGDQVAVLRVGGVLAQLATPAELLTDPVDDFVAGFVGRDRGYRALGFETGSLSPEPEQTIRMGDDAVAAGRAARDGWVLAVDDARRPLGWVRVAALSSGKAVASDLLHRGGTLAPVSGSLRGALDAALSSPSGRGVLVDEAGALVGTVTASEVVTRIEAQLAGRREAVSGG
- a CDS encoding ABC transporter permease; this translates as MNYLKNNPDNVAQWFFAHLWLSVLPVVVGLVVALPIGWIASRYKWSYPPITNLAGLLYTIPSLALFIIMPSILGTKILSPVNMVVALSVYSVALLVRVVADGLNSVAPDVRAAATAMGFTGFSRFLKVDLPIAVPVITAGLRVATVSNVSLVSIGALIGVPQLGSLFTTGFGRYIPGIVLLGVILCLLLALVLDGLILLGSRMLTPWQRAVAKR
- a CDS encoding ABC transporter permease, producing MIGNVFDWLADGSHWSGEDGITNRLIEHLQYSFGALVFVLIIGIPLGLFIGHTGKGAVAIAGSANALRALPTFGLLVYVVIQFSGDLPADWAYLGPSLFVLVVLGVPAVLSNTYAGVQNVDPAARDAARGMGMTGWQVLWRVEVPNALPLILSGVRSSMLQIIATATVAAYVTLGGLGRFMIDGLSQQDYAQMAGGAILVAVLAVALDLVMAVAQRYVVSRGITGRYARPAPNADVVAAESRLEV
- a CDS encoding ABC transporter substrate-binding protein — translated: MNRRRMAFATALVSTAALALTACGGGSDPLDSSSDADSGGSSSSESIIVGSANFPENELLAEIYAGALEAKGVKVSKKLNIGSREAYIPGLEDGSIDLLPEYSGNLLSYLDDKATAVSSEDVFAALPEALPEGLTVLDQSTAEDKDVVTVTKETADKYSLKSIGDMKGKDLVLGGPPEWKTRPTGVPGFEKNYGVTFKEYKVLDVGGPLTVNALKNGQVDAADLFSTDPNIIANGWVMLEDPENQFAAQNVLPIINEEKASDTVKGALNAVSGVLTTENLSEMMEKVTLEQQEPADVAKEFLETNKLSS